One genomic segment of Brevibacillus laterosporus LMG 15441 includes these proteins:
- a CDS encoding ClbS/DfsB family four-helix bundle protein → MQRYSNAEELIESIDKAYKKFIEEFKVIPEELRDKHISEVDKSPSEILSYQLGWINLLLSWEKDEQSGLDVQTPTPDYKWNNLGKLYQSFYEQHGALTLKQQEEELTKLVRKLVDWINDLTEAELFQPEQRKWATTKAMWPVWKWVHINTVAPFTNFRTKIRKWKKISLK, encoded by the coding sequence ATGCAGCGGTACTCTAATGCTGAAGAATTAATTGAATCAATCGATAAAGCCTATAAAAAATTTATTGAAGAATTTAAGGTGATTCCTGAAGAGTTGAGAGATAAACATATCTCTGAAGTGGATAAATCTCCTTCTGAAATCCTTTCCTATCAATTGGGGTGGATCAACTTATTGTTATCGTGGGAAAAAGACGAGCAAAGTGGACTTGACGTACAAACACCCACTCCAGACTACAAATGGAATAACTTAGGTAAACTTTATCAATCTTTTTATGAGCAACACGGTGCTTTAACCTTAAAACAGCAGGAAGAAGAATTGACAAAGTTAGTCCGAAAGCTAGTCGATTGGATAAATGATCTTACTGAAGCAGAATTATTCCAACCAGAACAAAGAAAATGGGCTACAACAAAAGCAATGTGGCCTGTTTGGAAATGGGTGCATATCAATACAGTTGCTCCATTTACGAATTTCAGAACTAAAATTCGTAAATGGAAAAAAATATCTTTAAAGTAA
- a CDS encoding IS3 family transposase (programmed frameshift), whose product MEHKKTNKRYNEDFKRTVVDLYHSGYSVKELSSEYGISEVTIYKWIKEFTPLGEAGQSIAPKEIAAMQKEILRLKQENEIPKKGHGHIREKVEIAELNQFIAANREKYSVQTMCKVLNLSRSTYYQFQKKEHSPRHKENQLIRKRMFEIYQDSKGRYGAPKIHYLLNREGFSISQKKVQRLMIKADIRSITRKKFRPQGSKDRVMERPNLLQQDFKTTSSNEKWVADITYIHTLRDGWCYLASVLNLHSKKIIGYSFSRHMTVDVVLHALKNAYDIQKPARDLVLHTDLGAQYTSKDFMQDVKQLHIVHSFSRKGCPYDNACIESFHAILKKEEVNHVTYIDYESAKLALFTYIEGWYNRTRIHGSLGYKTPQEVEDLQRKAS is encoded by the exons ATGGAACACAAAAAAACGAACAAGAGATACAATGAAGATTTTAAAAGAACAGTGGTAGATCTTTATCACTCTGGTTACTCTGTAAAGGAATTATCTAGCGAATATGGCATTTCAGAAGTCACTATTTACAAATGGATCAAAGAATTTACTCCTCTCGGAGAAGCAGGACAATCTATTGCACCTAAAGAGATCGCTGCTATGCAGAAGGAAATACTTCGATTGAAACAGGAAAATGAAATTC CTAAAAAAGGCCATGGCCATATTCGCGAAAAAGTAGAAATTGCAGAACTGAATCAATTTATTGCAGCAAACAGAGAAAAGTACTCTGTACAGACTATGTGTAAGGTACTCAATCTTTCCAGAAGTACATACTATCAATTCCAAAAGAAAGAGCACTCTCCACGTCATAAAGAGAACCAACTGATTAGAAAGAGAATGTTTGAAATTTATCAGGATAGCAAGGGACGTTATGGTGCTCCCAAGATTCATTATCTTTTGAATAGAGAAGGCTTTTCTATTAGCCAGAAAAAAGTGCAACGATTAATGATTAAGGCCGATATTCGATCCATTACGCGTAAGAAATTCCGCCCACAAGGAAGCAAAGACAGAGTTATGGAAAGACCTAATCTACTTCAGCAAGATTTTAAAACAACATCTAGTAACGAGAAATGGGTAGCAGATATTACGTATATTCATACTCTTCGGGATGGTTGGTGTTATTTGGCATCCGTTCTTAATCTACATTCTAAAAAAATCATAGGGTACTCTTTTTCACGTCATATGACAGTGGATGTAGTTTTGCATGCATTAAAAAATGCCTATGATATTCAAAAACCCGCAAGGGATTTGGTACTTCATACTGATTTAGGTGCCCAATATACGAGTAAGGATTTCATGCAAGATGTTAAGCAACTTCACATTGTTCACTCATTTAGCAGAAAGGGCTGTCCCTATGACAATGCCTGTATCGAATCGTTCCATGCCATTCTGAAGAAAGAAGAAGTAAACCATGTGACTTACATTGATTATGAATCCGCAAAGCTTGCGCTTTTTACATATATAGAAGGTTGGTATAACCGAACCCGAATTCATGGTAGTCTAGGCTACAAAACACCTCAAGAAGTAGAAGACTTGCAAAGAAAAGCATCCTAG
- a CDS encoding HesB/IscA family protein: MKAKITRNAAKKINEIMAQETDKDAKLRVYITHKHGNHAHYGMTLDKPSEKDTVVSTDKDIDVLLQTSEELLDGVVIDYLFIPEEGFVVTNPSKGNTGDH; this comes from the coding sequence ATGAAAGCAAAAATTACTCGCAATGCGGCAAAAAAAATCAATGAAATCATGGCTCAGGAAACTGATAAAGATGCAAAGCTTCGCGTATACATCACACATAAACACGGTAACCACGCTCATTATGGAATGACTTTGGACAAACCATCAGAGAAGGATACCGTTGTATCTACTGATAAAGATATCGATGTCCTCCTGCAAACCTCAGAGGAATTACTAGATGGCGTTGTAATAGATTATCTGTTTATTCCAGAGGAAGGCTTTGTAGTAACCAATCCAAGCAAGGGCAATACAGGAGATCACTAA
- a CDS encoding dihydrolipoamide acetyltransferase family protein, whose protein sequence is MARFEYKLPETGEGIHEGEIAKWHVAVGDTIEEDQVILEVQNDKSMVELPSPVAGKVVEINVSEGTVSTVGDTLCVIEVEGALPEGADHGHGGESAAPAQEAPKATEAPAAAAAPAVAQGGAPIDRKQVLATPSVRKYAREKNIDLALVPGTGGKVGRITKADVDAYLAGGATAPAQAAAPAAAAAPTASQAAAATPTQHYAPQAFELEERVPLKGIRKAISKAMVKSKYTAPHVTLFDEVDVTGLVNLRKEGKPLAMEQGIKLTYLPFIVKAVVAGLKKFPILNTSMDDETQEIIFKKYYNIGIATSTEDGLLVPVVKGADHKSIFEISAEINELAGKARDRKATADEMKGSTFSITNIGSAGGMFFTPVINHPEVAILGVGRIEEKPVVKNGEIVVAPVLALSLSFDHRLIDGDPAQRFMNYIKKLLENPTLLVMEG, encoded by the coding sequence GTGGCACGATTTGAATATAAACTGCCGGAAACCGGTGAAGGTATCCACGAAGGCGAAATCGCAAAGTGGCATGTTGCTGTAGGAGATACAATTGAAGAGGATCAAGTTATCCTAGAAGTACAAAATGATAAATCCATGGTAGAACTACCATCTCCTGTTGCAGGTAAAGTAGTTGAGATCAATGTGAGTGAAGGTACTGTTTCTACAGTAGGTGACACACTATGTGTTATTGAAGTAGAAGGTGCATTGCCTGAAGGTGCAGATCATGGACATGGTGGCGAAAGCGCAGCACCAGCTCAAGAAGCTCCTAAAGCTACTGAAGCACCAGCGGCGGCTGCAGCACCAGCTGTTGCTCAAGGTGGAGCTCCAATTGATCGCAAGCAAGTACTTGCTACTCCTTCCGTGCGTAAATATGCTCGTGAAAAGAACATCGATTTGGCGCTTGTACCAGGTACAGGCGGTAAAGTTGGTCGAATTACCAAAGCTGATGTAGATGCATATCTTGCTGGTGGGGCTACAGCACCTGCTCAAGCAGCAGCACCAGCGGCGGCTGCAGCACCAACTGCTTCTCAAGCAGCAGCAGCTACACCTACACAACACTACGCTCCACAAGCTTTCGAATTAGAAGAGCGCGTACCTTTGAAAGGTATCCGTAAAGCTATTTCTAAAGCGATGGTTAAATCTAAATACACAGCTCCACACGTTACTTTGTTTGACGAAGTAGACGTTACTGGCTTGGTTAACCTACGTAAAGAAGGTAAACCACTAGCTATGGAACAAGGAATTAAATTAACTTACCTTCCATTCATTGTGAAAGCAGTAGTGGCTGGTTTGAAAAAATTCCCAATCCTTAACACTTCTATGGATGATGAAACACAAGAAATCATCTTCAAAAAGTACTATAATATTGGTATTGCAACATCTACAGAAGACGGCTTGCTCGTACCTGTAGTTAAAGGCGCAGATCATAAATCCATCTTCGAAATCTCTGCTGAGATTAACGAATTAGCTGGTAAAGCTCGTGACCGTAAAGCAACTGCCGATGAAATGAAAGGTTCTACTTTCAGCATCACAAACATCGGTTCTGCTGGTGGAATGTTCTTCACTCCAGTGATCAACCATCCTGAAGTAGCTATTTTGGGTGTAGGTCGCATTGAAGAGAAACCAGTAGTGAAAAACGGTGAGATTGTTGTTGCACCAGTCTTAGCGTTGTCTCTAAGCTTTGACCACCGTCTAATCGATGGAGATCCAGCGCAACGTTTCATGAACTATATCAAAAAGCTTCTGGAGAACCCAACACTATTGGTTATGGAGGGATAA
- a CDS encoding HelD family protein: MTIHHPAYKEEQDRLEKTVHTIEKEIGQLREDLREATDDYVKQVVNSSKARDLFHLESSVNKPYFGRVDFMKDETYEMDSVYIGKRGIVERDTMDSVVVDWRAPIASLYYSGESKDAFYRTLQGIVRGEVKLKRNFAIEDGQITGIYDGALKETINREIGTPEDFLEEGYIDEFLASSLNQNNDSRLKDIVATIQTEQNDIIRAEKDRAIVVQGVAGSGKTTIALHRLSYLIYNYQHLIASKKFMVFAPNKLFLTYISDVLPELGVEDVQQATFSEWAAKQVKVLLPKGWRIVDPSKPLLLFFEDDASKQVQKRQTWNRMSFKGSVHCRNMLDKYMDYLLHELITYKDLRFIYNKTKHVFEMKKADIRQLFINEFAHLPYHRRIEALAKHVKQQMTQQLFTHLREEKIDLDKPSLLRFEKKMDELLALYLGKWPEIDAFTVYTQLLQDWELLRKLTSEDISDEWLQDVVETSKAIIEEERIEAEDLAPILYLRHLLEGSGKEAPFDHTVIDEAQDLSYLEILVLSLHTKNESMTIVGDLAQGIHAYRGLDSWQPVLRNIFKKKTDFYTLEQSYRSTVEIMNWSNEVLQGTQLPEITEAKPVLRHGEEPLFLRAKNQSNMLEDIKKRVEKSLALGHQTVAIVTKTIHESKKIAKALKEKGLELHHLGVKDKEFPGGVTVLPAYLTKGLQFDVVIVLHVDDEHYKENVMDAKLLYVTMSRPVHQLLLYIQGDAKVTPWLKTKAAAIQEL; the protein is encoded by the coding sequence GTGACCATTCATCATCCTGCATATAAGGAAGAACAAGATCGGCTGGAAAAAACAGTACATACGATTGAAAAGGAGATTGGACAGCTCCGAGAGGATTTGCGAGAGGCAACGGACGACTATGTCAAACAAGTAGTCAATTCCTCGAAAGCTAGGGATCTCTTTCATTTGGAAAGCTCTGTGAATAAGCCTTACTTTGGTCGAGTAGATTTCATGAAAGACGAAACCTATGAAATGGATTCCGTATATATAGGAAAGCGTGGGATTGTAGAACGCGACACAATGGATAGTGTTGTAGTAGATTGGCGTGCACCTATCGCTAGCCTTTATTATAGCGGGGAGAGCAAGGATGCTTTTTACCGAACATTACAGGGAATTGTACGGGGAGAAGTAAAGCTTAAGCGTAATTTTGCTATAGAAGATGGTCAGATTACAGGAATTTATGATGGTGCGTTAAAAGAGACGATCAATCGCGAAATCGGGACGCCAGAGGATTTTCTGGAAGAAGGCTATATTGATGAATTCTTAGCTTCCAGTCTGAATCAAAATAACGATAGTCGATTAAAGGATATCGTTGCTACCATTCAAACGGAACAGAATGATATCATACGTGCAGAAAAAGATCGGGCTATTGTGGTCCAAGGGGTAGCTGGAAGCGGAAAGACTACGATTGCATTACACCGCCTTTCCTATTTGATTTATAATTACCAGCATTTGATTGCATCCAAGAAATTTATGGTATTTGCTCCTAATAAGCTGTTTTTAACATATATTTCGGATGTATTACCCGAATTAGGTGTGGAGGATGTACAACAAGCCACTTTCTCAGAGTGGGCTGCCAAACAGGTAAAAGTACTTTTACCAAAAGGCTGGCGAATTGTTGATCCGAGCAAGCCATTGTTGCTTTTCTTTGAAGACGATGCTAGTAAGCAGGTACAGAAGCGTCAAACGTGGAATCGGATGTCTTTTAAGGGTTCCGTTCATTGTCGAAATATGCTAGATAAGTATATGGATTACTTACTGCATGAGCTGATTACCTATAAGGATTTACGATTTATTTATAACAAGACAAAGCATGTGTTTGAAATGAAAAAGGCAGATATTCGCCAGTTGTTTATTAATGAATTTGCTCATTTGCCCTATCACCGCAGAATAGAAGCCTTAGCTAAGCATGTTAAACAACAAATGACCCAGCAATTGTTTACACATTTACGAGAAGAAAAAATCGATTTGGATAAGCCAAGTTTATTGCGGTTCGAGAAGAAAATGGATGAATTGCTCGCTTTGTATTTAGGGAAGTGGCCAGAGATAGATGCTTTTACTGTGTATACCCAGCTTCTGCAGGATTGGGAGCTTTTACGAAAGCTTACTAGTGAGGATATTTCAGATGAATGGTTGCAGGATGTCGTAGAGACTTCAAAAGCAATCATAGAGGAAGAGCGTATAGAAGCAGAAGACCTTGCTCCCATTTTATATCTACGTCATCTGCTGGAAGGAAGCGGAAAGGAAGCCCCTTTTGATCATACGGTAATCGATGAGGCGCAGGATTTGAGCTATCTAGAGATTTTAGTGCTTTCTTTACATACGAAAAATGAATCAATGACAATCGTAGGGGATTTGGCACAAGGGATTCATGCGTACCGTGGATTAGATAGCTGGCAGCCAGTTTTACGAAATATCTTCAAAAAGAAAACAGACTTTTATACGTTAGAGCAGAGCTATCGTTCGACAGTTGAAATTATGAATTGGTCCAATGAGGTTTTACAGGGCACGCAATTGCCGGAAATTACTGAGGCAAAGCCGGTGTTGCGTCATGGTGAAGAACCGTTATTTTTACGGGCGAAGAATCAGAGCAACATGCTTGAGGATATTAAAAAGCGGGTTGAAAAGTCATTAGCACTTGGTCATCAAACGGTGGCGATTGTCACTAAAACCATACATGAGAGTAAAAAAATTGCTAAAGCCTTAAAAGAAAAGGGACTTGAGCTTCATCATCTAGGTGTGAAAGATAAGGAATTTCCAGGTGGAGTAACCGTTCTGCCTGCTTATCTGACGAAAGGGCTGCAATTTGATGTAGTAATCGTCCTACACGTAGATGATGAACATTACAAGGAGAATGTGATGGATGCCAAGTTACTTTATGTCACCATGTCACGACCTGTCCATCAACTTCTGCTATATATTCAAGGGGATGCTAAGGTGACTCCATGGCTAAAGACAAAAGCAGCTGCGATACAAGAGCTATGA
- a CDS encoding alpha/beta hydrolase, with the protein MSDILKRTIIKEELTSKYLDTPRQVKVYLPPGYNDMLSYPVIYCQDGNEFFTMGRIATIANRLILEEGMEPMIIVGVSNERSKRTSEYSHVGERNPGYKRFFAEELVPYIENKYPIRQDPDSRILAGDSLGGTVSFHLALDYPHLFHKIISLSGAFFDASIDEAKKETDLSWMNMWMIVGLEELQVETSTGTYDFLDYNRRMKSVLDQKQARTSYIEDHGDHVWGFWQRVLPDALTYFFPISGL; encoded by the coding sequence ATGTCAGACATCCTAAAACGAACCATCATCAAAGAAGAACTTACCAGCAAGTACCTAGATACACCACGCCAAGTAAAAGTATATTTACCCCCGGGTTACAATGACATGCTTTCCTACCCGGTCATCTATTGTCAGGATGGAAACGAGTTCTTTACGATGGGTCGAATCGCTACAATTGCTAACCGCCTTATTCTTGAAGAAGGCATGGAGCCTATGATTATTGTCGGCGTCTCAAACGAACGAAGCAAACGCACCAGTGAATACTCACATGTTGGGGAAAGAAACCCTGGGTACAAACGCTTCTTCGCAGAGGAACTTGTTCCTTATATTGAAAACAAATATCCAATTCGCCAAGACCCTGATAGCCGCATTCTAGCTGGCGACTCCCTTGGTGGTACAGTTTCGTTCCATCTAGCTCTTGATTACCCTCATCTATTCCACAAAATCATCTCTTTATCAGGTGCATTCTTTGATGCCTCTATTGATGAAGCGAAAAAAGAAACTGACCTATCCTGGATGAATATGTGGATGATCGTAGGTTTGGAAGAGCTACAAGTCGAAACCAGTACAGGCACTTACGATTTCTTAGACTATAACCGAAGAATGAAGTCTGTTTTGGATCAAAAGCAAGCACGTACCTCCTATATTGAGGATCACGGCGACCATGTATGGGGCTTTTGGCAACGTGTGCTACCTGATGCATTGACCTACTTCTTTCCAATCTCAGGTCTATAA
- the pdhA gene encoding pyruvate dehydrogenase (acetyl-transferring) E1 component subunit alpha codes for MTVSTAVEHIGHNEPLQILAPDGTVVNPEMMPKLSDEELREIMRRMVFTRVWDQRAISLQRQGRLGFVAPVSGQEATMVGSEFALSKEDFILPSYRDLPQMVWHGVPMYQVFLWSRGHIEGGRYPEGVNVLMPQIIIAAQCTQATGVAMGFKLRGEKKVAINYFGDGATSQGDFYEAMNYAGVYNLPVIFFNQNNGYAISLPFAKQTKSENIAVKSVAAGISSARIDGMDVLAVVKATQVARERGINGGGATLIEALTYRFGPHSMSGDDPTRYRTGEEQSEWEQKDPLIRFRKFLEAKGLWSEQDEEAVIEEAKAHVAEQIKKADETAKMKVSELIDVMFETLPPHLEEQKAEYLAKESK; via the coding sequence ATGACTGTATCTACTGCTGTAGAACATATCGGTCACAATGAGCCATTGCAAATTCTGGCTCCGGATGGAACTGTTGTCAATCCTGAAATGATGCCTAAGCTTTCTGATGAAGAGCTTCGTGAAATTATGCGTCGCATGGTTTTCACTCGTGTTTGGGACCAACGTGCAATTAGTTTGCAACGTCAAGGTCGTCTTGGCTTCGTAGCTCCAGTTTCTGGGCAAGAGGCTACTATGGTAGGTTCTGAATTTGCTTTGAGCAAAGAAGACTTTATCCTACCAAGCTACCGTGACCTTCCACAAATGGTATGGCATGGTGTTCCTATGTACCAAGTATTCTTGTGGTCCCGCGGTCACATCGAAGGTGGACGTTACCCTGAGGGTGTAAACGTATTGATGCCACAAATTATCATTGCGGCACAATGTACACAAGCTACTGGTGTAGCAATGGGCTTTAAGCTTCGCGGAGAGAAGAAAGTAGCAATCAACTACTTCGGTGATGGTGCAACTTCTCAAGGTGATTTCTATGAAGCTATGAACTATGCTGGTGTATACAACCTACCAGTTATCTTCTTTAACCAAAACAATGGTTATGCAATCTCCCTGCCGTTTGCTAAGCAAACAAAATCCGAAAACATCGCTGTTAAATCCGTAGCAGCTGGTATTTCTAGCGCTCGTATTGATGGTATGGACGTTCTTGCAGTTGTAAAAGCAACTCAAGTTGCAAGAGAACGCGGTATTAACGGTGGAGGAGCTACATTGATCGAAGCTCTTACATACCGTTTCGGTCCTCACTCCATGTCTGGTGATGATCCAACTCGTTACCGTACTGGGGAAGAGCAATCCGAATGGGAACAAAAAGATCCATTGATTCGTTTCCGTAAGTTCCTAGAAGCAAAAGGTCTATGGAGCGAGCAAGATGAAGAGGCAGTAATCGAAGAGGCAAAAGCCCATGTTGCTGAGCAAATCAAGAAAGCTGACGAAACAGCAAAAATGAAAGTTTCTGAGCTTATTGATGTGATGTTCGAGACTTTGCCTCCACACCTAGAAGAACAAAAAGCAGAATATCTGGCAAAGGAGTCGAAGTAA
- the lpdA gene encoding dihydrolipoyl dehydrogenase, with product MVVGEFVEEIDVVVIGAGPGGYVAAIRAAQLGKSVVVVERANVGGVCLNVGCIPSKALIHASHVYENAQHGASMGITMENVKVDYAKVQEWKSGIVKQLTGGVASLFKGNKIRLVSGEAFFLSENEISVYNDNESLKFKFNNAIIATGSRPFELPAFKWSKRVLSSTEVLSLGEIPKRMVVIGGGYIGVELGTVLAKFGTELTILEGADHILPGFEQDMTRLVERRLKKHNVKIHTKALAKGVEESENGVVVKAEVKGEEMSFEADYVLVTVGRKPNTNDIGLEAIGMKMNERGLIEVDKQGRTSLPHIYAIGDIVPGLALAHKASYEGKVAAEAIAGHAAEVDYKCIPSVVFSDPEMSSVGISEREAKEQGLDVVVGRFPYAANGRALSVNAGEGFAKIIADKETGVVLGAQFVGEDASNIVSEVALAIEMGATLEDIELTIHAHPTLGEVTLEAAEMALGRPIHVVVK from the coding sequence ATGGTAGTAGGAGAATTCGTAGAAGAAATTGACGTAGTAGTCATCGGGGCAGGTCCTGGTGGTTATGTCGCAGCAATCCGCGCAGCTCAATTGGGGAAAAGCGTAGTTGTAGTAGAACGTGCTAACGTAGGTGGCGTATGCTTGAACGTGGGTTGTATCCCATCAAAAGCTCTTATCCATGCTTCTCACGTTTATGAAAATGCACAGCATGGCGCTAGCATGGGTATTACCATGGAAAACGTAAAAGTTGACTATGCGAAAGTACAAGAATGGAAAAGCGGCATCGTGAAACAATTGACTGGCGGGGTTGCTTCCTTGTTCAAAGGAAACAAAATACGTCTAGTTTCTGGGGAAGCGTTCTTCTTGTCTGAGAATGAAATCAGCGTTTATAACGATAATGAGTCCCTTAAATTCAAGTTCAACAATGCGATTATCGCAACCGGTTCTCGTCCGTTCGAACTTCCAGCGTTTAAATGGAGCAAGCGAGTATTGTCCTCTACTGAGGTATTAAGTCTTGGCGAAATTCCAAAACGCATGGTAGTTATCGGCGGTGGATACATCGGGGTTGAACTAGGTACAGTTCTTGCTAAATTTGGCACAGAACTTACAATCCTTGAGGGTGCAGACCATATCCTACCTGGATTTGAACAAGACATGACTCGTCTAGTTGAACGTCGTTTGAAAAAACACAACGTGAAAATTCATACCAAAGCTCTTGCAAAAGGCGTGGAAGAATCAGAAAACGGTGTAGTCGTAAAAGCAGAAGTAAAAGGAGAAGAAATGTCCTTTGAAGCTGATTACGTACTAGTTACTGTTGGCCGTAAGCCAAACACAAATGATATCGGTCTTGAAGCAATCGGCATGAAAATGAACGAGCGCGGATTGATCGAAGTAGATAAACAAGGTCGTACAAGTCTACCACACATCTACGCGATTGGTGACATTGTTCCAGGTCTTGCGCTAGCTCACAAAGCTTCTTATGAAGGTAAAGTGGCTGCTGAAGCAATTGCGGGACATGCGGCTGAAGTGGATTACAAGTGCATTCCTTCTGTTGTATTCTCCGATCCAGAAATGTCCAGTGTGGGTATCTCTGAAAGAGAAGCAAAAGAACAAGGTCTAGATGTAGTTGTAGGTCGTTTCCCTTATGCTGCTAACGGACGTGCTCTATCTGTTAATGCCGGTGAAGGATTTGCAAAAATCATTGCTGACAAAGAAACAGGAGTAGTTCTAGGTGCACAATTCGTTGGGGAAGATGCTTCTAACATCGTATCTGAAGTAGCTTTGGCTATTGAGATGGGTGCTACATTAGAAGATATCGAGCTAACTATCCATGCTCACCCAACTTTGGGCGAAGTAACATTGGAAGCTGCGGAAATGGCGCTTGGTCGTCCGATTCACGTAGTGGTAAAATAA
- a CDS encoding alpha-ketoacid dehydrogenase subunit beta: protein MANLTMIQAITDAMRIELARDPQVLVFGEDVGNNGGVFRATENLQKEFGEDRVFDTPLAESGFGGLAVGLGVNGFRPVVEIQFFGFVFETIDAIVTQAARMRYRSGGNFTSPIVFRSPFGGGVKTPELHSDSLEGIFLQTPGVKVVIPSNPYDAKGLLISAIRDNDPVIFLEHMKLYRSFRQEVPEGEYTIPLGKANIVREGTDVTIITYGAMVQTSMKAAEELEKQGKSAEVIDLRTLSPLDMETILASVQKTNRAIVVQEAQRTAGVAAEIIAQINEKAILHLEAPVLRIAPPDSVFPFAQAEDVWLPDVKGVIDGVNRVLEF from the coding sequence ATGGCAAATTTGACAATGATTCAAGCCATTACTGATGCGATGCGTATTGAATTGGCACGCGACCCTCAAGTTCTAGTTTTTGGGGAAGACGTGGGTAATAATGGCGGTGTATTCCGTGCAACAGAAAATCTGCAAAAAGAGTTTGGCGAAGATCGCGTATTCGATACACCGCTAGCTGAATCTGGATTCGGTGGATTGGCAGTAGGTCTTGGTGTCAACGGATTCCGTCCAGTTGTTGAGATTCAATTCTTTGGTTTCGTTTTTGAAACAATTGATGCGATCGTAACTCAAGCTGCTCGTATGCGTTACCGTTCTGGTGGAAATTTCACTAGCCCAATCGTATTCCGCTCTCCATTTGGTGGTGGCGTAAAAACCCCTGAGTTGCATTCTGACTCACTAGAAGGTATCTTCCTTCAAACACCAGGTGTGAAAGTAGTAATCCCATCTAATCCTTACGATGCAAAAGGTCTATTGATCTCCGCGATTCGCGATAACGATCCGGTAATCTTCCTTGAGCATATGAAACTATATCGTTCCTTCCGTCAAGAAGTACCAGAAGGCGAATATACAATTCCATTGGGTAAAGCAAATATCGTTCGTGAGGGTACAGATGTAACGATCATCACTTACGGTGCAATGGTTCAAACAAGCATGAAAGCTGCGGAAGAATTAGAAAAACAAGGTAAAAGCGCTGAAGTTATCGACTTGCGCACCCTTTCTCCATTAGATATGGAAACAATCCTTGCTTCCGTACAAAAAACAAATCGTGCAATCGTTGTGCAAGAAGCACAACGCACTGCCGGTGTCGCTGCTGAAATCATCGCGCAAATCAACGAAAAAGCTATCTTACATCTAGAAGCGCCTGTTCTTCGTATCGCACCTCCAGATTCCGTGTTCCCGTTTGCACAAGCAGAAGATGTTTGGCTGCCTGATGTAAAAGGTGTTATTGACGGCGTGAACCGCGTATTGGAGTTCTAA
- a CDS encoding OsmC family protein — protein sequence MQFTQMNQNLQTTLPYGNLTISSDRQQGFKPIDLLVSAIAGCSQIVFTRILEKKRISYNSLTLHVDAVQSENAPNPLTKISLIYTITGSDLVQEKLDKALRLVPPNCTIIQSLHPNTEVVEQVIISKA from the coding sequence ATGCAATTTACTCAGATGAATCAAAACTTGCAAACAACCCTACCCTATGGAAATTTAACCATCTCTAGTGACCGTCAGCAAGGCTTTAAACCGATTGATTTGCTAGTTTCTGCCATTGCGGGGTGTAGCCAAATCGTCTTTACGCGCATCCTGGAAAAAAAACGCATCTCATACAACTCGCTTACTCTCCATGTAGATGCCGTTCAAAGCGAGAATGCCCCGAATCCTTTGACGAAGATAAGTCTCATTTATACTATTACTGGTTCAGACCTTGTGCAGGAAAAGCTGGATAAGGCCTTGCGCTTGGTACCTCCTAACTGCACCATTATTCAATCACTCCATCCAAATACCGAAGTAGTAGAACAAGTGATCATCTCTAAAGCATAA
- a CDS encoding DUF7667 family protein, translated as MAKLKNVFLVASLTSDTKCRHELCAKSEKIQG; from the coding sequence ATGGCAAAACTTAAAAACGTATTTTTGGTTGCCAGCTTAACAAGCGATACAAAGTGTCGACATGAGCTATGTGCAAAATCAGAAAAAATACAAGGATGA
- a CDS encoding fluoride efflux transporter FluC produces MLLNSIGVALGGCLGAMSRYGISSLINQRYKGMFPLATCCINILGCFLLGVLTSSSLAPFFIVMAGTGFMGAFTTFSTCKWESYSLFTSKRYQIGFIYLLISYSVGILSAALGMLLGVHL; encoded by the coding sequence ATGCTGTTGAATAGTATAGGAGTAGCATTAGGCGGTTGTCTTGGGGCCATGTCTCGTTACGGAATCAGTTCTCTGATCAATCAACGTTATAAAGGAATGTTCCCATTAGCGACCTGCTGTATTAATATTTTGGGGTGTTTTTTATTAGGGGTACTAACAAGTTCTTCCTTAGCTCCTTTTTTTATCGTAATGGCAGGCACAGGTTTTATGGGGGCTTTTACGACATTTTCTACATGTAAGTGGGAGAGCTATTCATTATTTACATCAAAACGTTACCAGATAGGATTCATCTACTTGCTTATTAGCTATTCTGTGGGGATTTTATCTGCTGCACTAGGGATGCTGCTCGGGGTACATTTGTGA